The nucleotide sequence TGGCGGGTGTACTACGGAGGAATACCGGAGCCAGATGAGCATGTGGTGTATCATGGCTTCTCCGCTGATTGCCGGCCATGATGTCAGGAAAATGTCACAGGCTACAAAAGATATCCTGCTTAACAGAGAAGTGATTGCTATAAACCAGGACTCCGCGGGTATTCAGGGAACCAGGATAAGTCGGAATGATGGCCTTGAGGTCTGGTGCAAACCGCTTGGCTCCAGAAACGGGACTACAAAGGCAGTTGCATTATTAAACAGAAACAGTAATACGAGGGATATTACTGTCAGGTTTGCCGATGTGGGTCTTTCAGGAGAGATAACTGTGCGTGACCTCTGGGCCAAGGCTGACAGGGGCAGTTTTACCGGTTCATATACCATGTCGGTACCTTCTCACGGAACCGGCTTGCTTAAGCTCTCAAGCGGTCCTGCGAAGCCAATATCCGCTTTTTCAAAAATAGAAGCGGAGCACTACTCTCTTCAGTCCGGGGTTCAGACGGAAACCTGTTCTGAGGGCGGAGAAAATATTGGTTTTATTGAGAATGGCGATTATGTGGCATTCAACAATGTCGATTTTGAAGAGGGCGCAGACGTCTTTGTTGCCAGAGTGGCAAGCGCCAACGATAATGGCGGTACCATCGAAATACGGCTTGACAAACCTGATGGCACACTTGCTGGTTCCTGCACTGTTGAAGGCACGGGCGGGTGGCAGACATGGACCGAAGTCAGTTGTAATCTGACGGAAATAAGCGGAAAGCACAATCTGTACCTGCGATTTACCGGAGGAGAATCGTACCTGTTGAATCTCAACTGGTTCCAGTTTACTGTAAGTACCGGAGAAAGGAATCTTGTCAGACAGCCGGAAATCAACAGGTTTAAAGCAGAGATGTCAAACGGCAATATAGCGATCAGCCCATCTGCAAGCCGCGTCAGATTCAATGCATCTGTATACATGCCGGATGGACGGCTGGTTACCAGCAGAAACAATATCAACGGCGTCATCACAATTCCTGTAAAAAGCAAGGGAATTTATCTGGTTAATATCGAATGTAACGGGCAGGTTGAAAAGAAAATGCTTTCATACTTTTAAACCGTTAAGAGTAAAATCAGAAAGCAATTATTCTGATTCAAACCAGAAAGTTCTTATCTGTATCTGAATTATCCGGGGTGATAATTCAGATACAGAGTTTTTATCTCCAAATCTGAATAGCGGTTGCGATTGAACTGAAATGTAGTCACAATGGGAGAGTGTGTGCATGATGATTGTTAAAGGAATAATACTGGCTTTGCTCCTGTCTGTGGCTGCTTTTTCTGACTTGACGCTCTGGTATGACGAGGCTGCGTCAAAATTCGAGGAAGCTCTGCCGATTGGAAACGGCCGCCTTGGTGGCATGGTATATGGAAACGTAGCAAAAGACAGGATCAGTTTGAATGAATCGACTGTCTGGAATATGTCTCCCGGAAACAATAACAAGAGTGGTGCCGCCAATCGTCTTGCTGAAGCACGGCAGAAGATTTTTTCCAATGATGCTACCGGAGCATGTAACGCGGTAAACGCGATGATCGGAGGCGGACAGGCTGCGTTTCAACCGGTTGGGAATCTTTATCTGGAGTTTTCCGGACACACCGCGTCAAATTATCGCCGTGAACTGGATTTGAAGACTGCGATAGCTAAAACTACGTATTCATCGGGAGGGGTAACCTATACCCGGGAGTATTTTGCCAGTTTTACTGATCAGGTAATAGTCATCAGATTATCGGCAAATCAGCCTGGTAAGATTTCCTGTGCGGTTTCCATGGACAGCCCTCATGGCAACAAGAATTTTTCCACATCCGGCAATGATTTACTGTTGCTGAATGTGACTGTCAATTCCAGCGGTATCAGATTCCAGACCCGTGTAAAAGTCAAAACTGACGGGGGTACAGTTTCAGCGGCAAACAATAAAATAAACATCAACGGGGCAAACAGCGCTACAGTTCTTGTCGCTGTAGGTACCAACTTTAAAAGCTATAATGATGTAACTGCAAATCAGGTAACCCGTGCTGAGTCGTACATAAATAATGTCAACCAGAAAACATACAATAATATTCTTGAGGACCACCTCCGCTCTTACAAGGAGCTGTTTGACAGAGCAGATGTAAACCTGGGTACACCGACAAATGATTCCACGCTTACAACTGACGAGCAGATCAGGAGATTTTCGGTATCCAATGATCCTCAACTGGTCCGTCTGCATTATCAGTTCGGACGTTATCTGATGATTTCCTCATCGAGAGGAGAATCACAGCCTGCAAATCTGCAGGGAGTATGGAATGAGTCGACAAATCCTCCCTGGGGAAGCAAATACACCATAAATATCAATACAGAGATGAACTACTGGATGGTGGAATCTGCTAATCTTCAGGAGTGTCTGGAACCGCTTGTGAGGAAGATAAAGCAGATGGCAGCACCCGGGAAGGAGACTGCCAGAGAGCACTGGGGTACTGACAAAGGCTGGGTGGCTCATCATAATACAGATTTGTGGAACCGGACTGCTCCGATCGATGGTGCATGGGGCTTTTGGCCCACTGGCGGCGCATGGCTCGCTACTCATCTCTGGGAACACTATCTTTTTACTCTTGATAAGGATTTTCTGGCTGATGTTTATCCGACTATAAAGGGAGCAGCGGAGTTTTTACTTGCCACTTTGGTTGAAGAGCCCTTTTCCGGTAAGAAATACCTGGGTACCTGCCCCAGTGCATCACCGGAAAACAAGCCCGGAGCATGGAACTGTGATGTGAGTTTTGCTCCAACGATGGATATACAGATCACTCGTGATATCCTGAACTATACAATCGAAGCATCGAGAATTCTTGGGCTCGATTCAGATTTCCGGGTGCAGGCTGAAACTGCATTGAACAGATTGCCTCCCAGCATGATTGGCAAGCATGGTCAGTTGCAGGAGTGGTTCAAGGACTGGGATAATCCAAATGATCAGCACAGGCATGTATCACATTTATACGGGCTGTTTCCTTCTGCGCAGATCAGTGTCCGCGGGACTCCGGAGCTGGCTAATGCCGCAAAAACCTCATTGAATCAGCGGGGAGATATGGCTACCGGCTGGTCACTGGCGTGGAAGATGAATCTGTGGGCCAGGCTTGAAGATGGAAATCATGCTTACAAACTGATCCAGATGCTTCTTACACCCGACCGTACCTACCCAAATCTCTTTGATGCTCATCCGCCGTTTCAGATCGACGGTAATTTCGGCGCGGTTTCAGGTGTAAATGAGATGCTGCTGCAGAGTCATAATAATGAGATCAATTTCCTGCCGGCTCTTCCGGACAGATGGAGCAGCGGATCATTCAGAGGATTGCTTGCGAGGGGAGGATTCCTGATTGACACTGTAACATGGAGTAACAAGGCAGTGACCAGGGCGGTTATCACATCAAATGCCGGTGGTGACTGTAACCTGCGGCATAAGAACATCACCAGTTCATTTGAGACAGAACCGGGGATGACCTATGTGCTTGATGGGTCACTGAAGGTTACAGACAGTTACAGAAAGGGTGTGACTGGTGTGAGGCGGGCTGTGCAGGACAGCAGGACTGGTCTTGAAGGAAAAACTTTTTCTGATCTACGTATTGTCAATAATAGTGGAAAAATTTATATAAAAGCATATGGAGAAGTACCGGATCTGTCTATGCAGGTGTACAACCTTTCCGGAAGAGTGGTTTACAGCCTTGAAAAAGCATCTGGATCGGAGCTAAATGTGCATACTCCACAACTGAAAAGAGGAATATATCTGGTAAGAATCAATTGTGGAAAGATCAGGCAATTTGAAAAAGTAATTGTAAAGTAAAGTTTTTTTTCTCTTATCAGAATCCGGATTAGATTCGGGAAATATTCTAAACCTTAAGAAGGAGGACCTATGTCGGGTCGATTAGTATTGTGTTTCTGTATGCTGGTCGCCTTTGTGGTGAATGGTCAGACCATCAATTTACGCGGTAAAGTGACTGACAACAGCAACGCGCCTGTGACCGGGGCAACTGTAACCCTTATTGGCCAGAATTTAAATGCTACTACTTCGCAGGATGGTTCCTGGGAGATCAAGCGTGCCGATGTGGCGGTTTTCAGGGAACTGCAGCCTCAGTTCAAAAATGTCTTTGTGGACAGGGGTTATCTGGTGTTAAGCCTTCCTCAGGCATCGCCGCTTAATATCGAGATGTTTGATGTCAAGGGAAAGCTGCTTAAGCGGGAATCAAAGCCCAGTGTAAAGGCAGGGTTCTACAGGTTCAATATTGCAGAAAATTCCATGGCGGCAAAGGTACTTATTATCCGGGCAGCAATCGGTGGTGATGTCACAACATTCCGTTATGTTCCACTGCAGAATGGCAGCTATACTATCAATCAGCTATCATCATACGGGACACCTGCAGAAGTAAATGGTTTGCAGAAGATAGCGGCTGTTGATGATACACTTAAAGTCGCAGCTGATGGCTATAAGGAGAAAAAAGTACCGATCACATCGTATGATCAGGAAGTCAATATCAAACTCGAATCGGATGTTTCCGGGCCTGAAAACGGCAGTATCGGATGTGGAAAAGCGCTCAGTGATCTCAAGAGCGGTACCTACAAGATTTCAAGTGCCGGTCTGGAAAGGGAATACATTATAAGCATTCCTGACAATTATAATCCAAACAAGCCATACAGGCTGCTTTTTGGAATACACTGTATGGGTGCCAGTGCACAGGCAGTCAGCAATGATAAGTTTTACCGTATGAAAGACTTTGATACAGAGAAAAACTACATCTGGGTTGCACCCCAGGGTTACACTGATGGAATGCCATGGAGAACAAGGGATAACAAGGATCACACATTCTTCGATGATATGCTCAAGATTTTCAAAGAAAAACTCTGTATTGACACTACAAGAATCTTTGCCTGCGGGTTCAGCTTCGGTGCCATGGAGTCCTACTCTCTTTCTTTGAATCATCAGAATGTTTTCCGGGCGATAGCCACCTATGCTCCGGCCAACTACAATATTTATCTCCCGCAAAATACCCATGGAAAGATTGCCTATCTGCAGACACATGGTTTGTCTGACGGTACCTGTCCCTGGGACCGGAATGGCCAGGGCGGGAAATACTGTGTAATCACTCATGCACAGGATAACCAGTGTAATAATCCCACCAATGTCCCGACGATACAGCAAGGCGCCTCAGGCCATTATTGCTATGAATTCCAGGGGTGCAGTGAGGGATATCCGGTCAGGATTTGTACCTTTAACGATGGACATACTGACGTGCACAAAGACCCTAACCAATGGAATTCCTGGATTCCAAAAGAGACATGGGATTTCTTTAACCGGTTCTGATTCTGACCCGGTTAAATGTGTAAACAGAGTCGTTTTTATAGCTTTTTGATTTGACCAAACGCCGGGATCTCCTTTACGGGGATAACGGCGTTTGATTTATCTGTGGATAAGAGGGTTTTTGTCCTGATAATGTAGACAGGAAAAGAAAAGTATAATGATAGTGGGTGTCTTGCAGCCAGGGCACCGGATATGGAAAGGCAGGGTCTAAATATGAAAAATGTGATGCGCTTAATATTCTGCTTGCTGGTATTATACATCTGCATTCTGCCGTGTTTTGCGGAAAACCCAGTCGTACAGACATGTTATACTGCCGATCCGGCTCCGCTGGTACATGATGGTGTTGTATATCTGTATGTCGGCCATGATTCATCGGCTGCTCCCAATAACAGCTATTTGATGCGCTATTACAAGTGTTATTCCTCAAAGGACATGGTGAACTGGACAGATCATGGGATCGTTCTCAACATGAAGTCAGTATCCTGGTCCGGAGGGGAGGCAAATGCAGCTCAAGTCGCTTACCGCAACGGCAGTTTTTATTTCTATACGTCAACTAATGCCACAGGTGGAATTGCAATAGGTGTCGCAGTATCCAAAAGTCCTCTGGGGCCGTTTACCGACATCGGACATCCGCTGATTACTGCCAGTCAGATGAACGGGTGCAATGCTACCCACAGTTGGCGCGGCCTCGATCCGGCTGTATTTATTGATGATGACGGGCAGGCTTATCTTTACTGGGGAAACAATGTCCTTTACTGGGTAAAACTCAATGAGAATATGGTATCTACAAGCGGTACGATAAGTTGTCTGGATGCGAAGAATGCGGCTTTTGGTCCTGATTTCGAGGAAGCACCATGGGTTTACAAGCGGTATGGTAAATACTACCTGGTTTATGCATCGGGATTTCCGGAAAGCATTCATTATTCGATGAGTTCAAGTCCAACAGGGCCCTGGACTTACAAAGGGCAGATAATGAAAACTCAACCCGGTGGGGTAAGCAACACTATTCACCCGGGGGTGGTCGATTTCCAGGGGAACTCCTATTTCTTTTTCCATAATGCCGGTCTGCCGGGAGGAAGTAGTTACAGACGTTCGGTATGCATAGAGCAATTTGTTTACAATGAAGACGGTACGATACCTCTTATCAGTGAAACAAGTGAAGGGGTGATAAATGGGGTCGGTAATCTTGATTCTTATGATACAATTCAGGCTGAAACGATCTGCTGGGGATCGGGTATCGAAACAAAGCCCTGCAGTGATGGCGGAATAATGGTCACCTCGATTTCAGATGGTGATTATATCAAGGTAAAGGGTGTCGATTTCGGTATCGGCGTATCAGGATTTGAAGTCCGTGCAGCAAGCGGTTCCTCAGGCGGAACTATTGAACTTCGTACCGGAAGCCAGACAGGAACACTTGTCGGCACCTGTACTATCACCGGTACCGGCGGATGGAATACATGGAAGACTTTTCAGTGCGATATTACCAACTGTATCGGTATAAAAGATTTTTTTCTGGTTTTCAGAGGTTACGGTGAGCCATATCGTCTTAACTGGTACAGATTCAGAAGGGAAGCAACCTCCGTATCTCAGGATGGAAATGACCCCTGGAAACATGTATCAGGAAACCTGAACTTTTCATCCGGTGTGGAATTGAACGTGAAAGGCACAACATTATTTGTAAAATTTGCGGCATCGGAAGGGAAACCAGTGACTCTGAAGTTTTATAATATGATGGGTGAAGTTGTGCGATCAGAAGTTTTACAAACCGGTTCCAATAACCGCATCTACAGGTGTGATATTTCAGGAATTCCCAGTGGTTTTTACATCGTTAAAATCGGTGACAGGGAGAGTGTTTTTAACTCTTCGAAGGTGCTTGTAAGTCATTGAAGAAATACGATAACACGACATTACGAGTGTACGAGGGCGCGACGGAACGACAACACGACGACACGAGGATGCGACTGTATGACAGAACGACAATACGACAGTACGATGGGATTTGCTTTGTCAACTTATGATTATCTGACGGTTTTTTTTAATTTGCGATTGCGAGTACTGCTTCGCTGAACGCGAAAGGAGTCATTAAGACTTTTGTTCAGAAACAAAAGTCTTGTTGGATCACTTTGTAGAGAAAAATGGACAGAGAACAATCGATGCCGATTCCGATACCGGCTCTGATTTGAAGAACATATAGTGGTGCTTAAAATCCCCCTGACAGGGGGATTTGATGCTGTTATTTTGTCAAAATGACACTGGATGTCTTAATAATGCTGTTTCCGCTTGTGATATTGAGAATATAAGAACCATCGGGCAGATTCGAAAGGTTCTGGACACAGACCCCGGCACCACCGATTATGTGGGTTACTGAACGGACAAGGTTTCCTTTCATGTCGTAAAGATCGATCCTTACAGACTTGTTTTTATATGCGGGTAACCTGATCTGCAACACTGAGTTTTTGCATTTAATATCCGCGACAGAAGAGTTGAAACTCTTTATTTTTGCGGTGCTGTTTGTGGGATCGTACTCCTTTACCGAGATATTGTCCAGAGTTACTGCCGGAGAAGAGGTCCCGAAATTGAAACCCAGCCGACCATTGGCATCTGTTGGAGCCTCCATGGTAAACACAAAGGAGAATGTCTGTTTTGTGGTAGTAAGAGAAAAACGTTTCAGCTCATCCAGGTAGCTTGTCCATGGATTAACCGCCATCTCAACATTTACCTCCAGGTCACGGTCTGCTGACGCGAATGCGTCAAATGACACCCGATATGATTTCCCTTGTTCAAGGAACAGTCCAGGCTGAACGAGCTGAATCTGATAGTTGATCTCAGAGGTTTCTGTGATATTTATGCGGCATTCTCCGCTAACCACGCTTGCTGTCGCAGCTCCGTCCCAGACATTCAGTGTCCACTCTTCAGTTCCGGAACTGAAATCCCCGTTCAGCACCAGATTACCGTCAGCAGTACTACGGGCAAAGAGTGCATTCACTGTCTTATCACTGTTCATGGTGATAGTGAGCGGATTTTCACTGCTGCTTATACCATCTCCGCTCCAACCTTTAAACACGTATCCATCTTCAGCCTGAGCAGTGAGAGTAACAGGAGTATTTTCCTCATAGCCGGATTTATCAGGAGAACGGCTGACAGTTCCTTTACCTGTAATATTGACACTGAGCCTGTATCCGCTCTCAAGGCTGATTTCATCAGTATATGAACTTCCGACCTTGTACCAGTCAAAATCTGCTATACCGCCGGTGCTTTTGGTCGCGTAGATGAAAAGAGCAAAACGATAACCCATGAAATGAGGCATATCGTAGCTCATCTGAAGTGTGTTGCCGATCTGGGTCCAGGAGGTACCGTTGAGGCTGTAGAAGAAAGTGGCCTTATCGGTTCTGTTTGTAAAGTCCATATCGATCCGCAGGTAGACAGTGTTCTGATTGAGTGCGGCAGTTGCAACCTGTGTCGCTCCATTGTGCATGACTATTGTATTTGTAGTACCGTTTTTCTTTACTCCTACAAAGCCGTATTTTGCCTGCAAGGCTCCCAGACCCGCGCAATCACCATCCTTGAGCCCGCTGACATCGAGGCAGGTCCTGGCTGAACTCTTAGGTCCAAATGTCCTTTGAGTCAGGAGGTTACGTGCGGAAACGAAATTGTCACTGGCACGGCTGGTTTTGATCCTGAAAAAGCCGGGTCGCTCCGTAAGGGACCAGTGGGTGTTAACCGGATTATGGTTCCACTGCCATTCCAGTTTGAGTGTGCTTCCCGAGAAATCATCGGATGTCACAACGCCTGTTCCTGCAGCGGAGGAGACATAAGGCATGTTGAAGCTGCTTGGCGCGACACCGTTATTGAAAACAGGCCAGTTGTCCTGCCATGTTACTGGAACAAGCCAGGGGCAGCGTCCAACTGATCCATTATCCTGAAACAGATAACCCATCCAGTTGTTATCCTTCATCTGCAGGATAGATCCCTGAGCCACTCCGCTGCTTCGCAGAACAACTTTTTTCTCAAATGATCCGTTAAGTGACTGGCCTCTGGAGCATATTTGTGTTCTCATACTTCCGCTTGGCCAGCAGATATTGAATATGTAGTAATAGCCGTTATGTTTGTAAACCTGTGTGCCCTCGGCCCTGAGCCCGCCTGAACCGGCAACTGAAGCAGGATCTGTGAGCAGGACTTTATTTAATCCGCCGTTCTTTACACCGGTAAGATCTGAGTTAAGTTCGATGATACGTATATCACCGCCGCCGTGGAGAACATAATTACGTCCGTCATCATCGAGCAGCAGTGACGGGTCATGCCATTGCGGCAGTTTGGTTTCTGTCCAGGGGCCGGCTGGACTGGTGCTTCTGTAAAGATGGGAGCTTCCGGATGTCGATGAGAATGTCAAAACATAAAAGGTTCCATCCTTGTACCTTATGCTGCTTGCCCATGATCCGGCACCGTAGGCGTTCTGCCCGTTGTTGAGATTCATCTTGTCGTTATTTACAAGTGTAGAATAGCAATAGGAGACGGTTTTCCAGTGTACCATGTCATCTGATTCCATAATCGGTACACCGGGATTCATGTGCATTGTTGTACTGCTCATGTAGTATTTGTCGCCAACCCGGATCATCGATACATCGGGAACATCAGCCCAGATAATGGGGTTTGTCACAGTGGCGGCATAAACGGTGGAGATAAGGAAGAGTCCGAAGAACAGGGTAAAAACAGCCTTTTTTGCTAAATCTTTTTTCATGATATTCTTCCTGTAGTTGATTTGGAATTGTATCAATGCATGATTACGAATGCGTTTCTGCATAATAATATAGACTTAAAGAAGGTTTTTTACTATAGTGGGTGTGAAGAAAATGTTGAATATCTGTTCAACAAAAAGTGTGAGAGAATCCATTTTTTATCACAGTTTTTATGGATGAAGGGGTGGAATATTATTCCAAAATCTATGGTATTTATAAATATGGAATTGAATTTGCCTGATATTGCTCTTTCAACCCAGGCCTTCAGCCTGGGATCATGGTTGCGATTACGGTTGCATTTAAAAACAAAGGCCGGAAGTCGATTGTGGAACAAATCGGACTCCCGGTCTTTTTCAGAGGGGTGTTTCTTTTTCAGTACTGTTTCAGGATTCTTTTGGCAAAATTACCGTTTCTGTTCTTTACAGAGATCAAGTATATGCCGGGGACAAGGTTTTTGCCCGCTAAATATTCATCAACACCTTTCCCCGCTTCCATAACAGAGCCTTTCATATCTGTAATGCGGTAACTGAATTGCCCGTCAAGCTTAATCCTGAAACCATCGATGATGCATGGACTCAGACTGCCATCCGCCAGTCTGCTCCCATTAATGCTGGTCGGAACTTTAAACTCGACATAGTTCAGGTTCATGTAGTCAGAATCAAAGGCAATCCGCATTACGTGCTTACCCTCTGTGAGGTTGACATTTTTGACTGTCATAGTTTCCCATGTCTGCCATCCTCCGGTGTTGGGGAGATTGACGGGACCGGTTACATCTGTACCGTCCATCTCTATATGAAGTGTCTTCCCGTTACCATCAGCGGCTACACGCAGGTCAATATCGTATGCGCCAGTGGCAGCAACGTTAACCGTGTATTCCAGCCATTCACCATTACGAATGTAGCAGATATTGTACTGCCCGGAGTTGTCGGATGTGTTTTCAATATCGACCTCATCATTTCGGAAAGTGGCATCACCCTGATTCCCATTGGCATCTGCCTCATGGAAAGCCTGCCCTTCACCACCATTATCATACTCTTCTGCCTCGATACGTCCCGGAATCTGATGAGGATTTTCTTTATAAGGGGTTTGAGGCGGCGGAGGAGTGGTTGAGCCTGTGCCGGCCAGTGTGGTTACACTCTGTGCATCCAGAGTCACACTGCATGAGCCGTTGTTGACAGTAACTGTACCGTCATTGCTGATGTTCTTGCTTGCTGTTGTCGATATTTTTGAGAAAGATTTAACGGTTGTATTGGGAATGGAGATGTTTATTGTCTTGGAAGATGTATTGGAATTAACCAGTACAATGACAACACTGTCTTTACCTTTATATGCTGAAACATATACATTGGTGGTTGGGTTCTTTGTGGCATCAACCCTTATGTAACCGTTTCGTATATACTTGGAGAATTGTGCCATCACATAACCGCGTTTTGTAGCTGTTCCTGCTGCTGCAACAGTGCTGCTTCCATGCCCGCCCTCTCCATCATGGATCAGAGCATAATAACGGCGCAGCGGCCAATAGACGTAAGTCTGGAATCTTCCTTCAACGAGTGCGTTGTGGATATGCACTCCCATTTCAACGGCTTGACTCCATATATTAGCATCATTATTACTGTTTGGATAATACACCTCAGT is from Fibrobacter sp. and encodes:
- a CDS encoding carbohydrate-binding protein, with amino-acid sequence MKSPGFKAAVLFFIGILFFTTSNTTAQNVTVNLNSEQQLMRGFGGINHPNWYKDLNASERELAFGNGPGQLGLTVLRTYVSDNKNEWSQGLETAKRAVALGALVFASPWNPPASMTTTVNGVKRINPNSFEAYAKHLNDYVVHMRNNGIELYAISTQNEPDYAHDWTEWSPTESVNFIKGYAKLISCPLMTPESFQYRKNVYDPILNDPQALANVKVFGAHLYGTQVRDFPYPLFQQKGAGKELWMTEVYYPNSNNDANIWSQAVEMGVHIHNALVEGRFQTYVYWPLRRYYALIHDGEGGHGSSTVAAAGTATKRGYVMAQFSKYIRNGYIRVDATKNPTTNVYVSAYKGKDSVVIVLVNSNTSSKTINISIPNTTVKSFSKISTTASKNISNDGTVTVNNGSCSVTLDAQSVTTLAGTGSTTPPPPQTPYKENPHQIPGRIEAEEYDNGGEGQAFHEADANGNQGDATFRNDEVDIENTSDNSGQYNICYIRNGEWLEYTVNVAATGAYDIDLRVAADGNGKTLHIEMDGTDVTGPVNLPNTGGWQTWETMTVKNVNLTEGKHVMRIAFDSDYMNLNYVEFKVPTSINGSRLADGSLSPCIIDGFRIKLDGQFSYRITDMKGSVMEAGKGVDEYLAGKNLVPGIYLISVKNRNGNFAKRILKQY
- a CDS encoding family 43 glycosylhydrolase; this translates as MQKRIRNHALIQFQINYRKNIMKKDLAKKAVFTLFFGLFLISTVYAATVTNPIIWADVPDVSMIRVGDKYYMSSTTMHMNPGVPIMESDDMVHWKTVSYCYSTLVNNDKMNLNNGQNAYGAGSWASSIRYKDGTFYVLTFSSTSGSSHLYRSTSPAGPWTETKLPQWHDPSLLLDDDGRNYVLHGGGDIRIIELNSDLTGVKNGGLNKVLLTDPASVAGSGGLRAEGTQVYKHNGYYYIFNICWPSGSMRTQICSRGQSLNGSFEKKVVLRSSGVAQGSILQMKDNNWMGYLFQDNGSVGRCPWLVPVTWQDNWPVFNNGVAPSSFNMPYVSSAAGTGVVTSDDFSGSTLKLEWQWNHNPVNTHWSLTERPGFFRIKTSRASDNFVSARNLLTQRTFGPKSSARTCLDVSGLKDGDCAGLGALQAKYGFVGVKKNGTTNTIVMHNGATQVATAALNQNTVYLRIDMDFTNRTDKATFFYSLNGTSWTQIGNTLQMSYDMPHFMGYRFALFIYATKSTGGIADFDWYKVGSSYTDEISLESGYRLSVNITGKGTVSRSPDKSGYEENTPVTLTAQAEDGYVFKGWSGDGISSSENPLTITMNSDKTVNALFARSTADGNLVLNGDFSSGTEEWTLNVWDGAATASVVSGECRINITETSEINYQIQLVQPGLFLEQGKSYRVSFDAFASADRDLEVNVEMAVNPWTSYLDELKRFSLTTTKQTFSFVFTMEAPTDANGRLGFNFGTSSPAVTLDNISVKEYDPTNSTAKIKSFNSSVADIKCKNSVLQIRLPAYKNKSVRIDLYDMKGNLVRSVTHIIGGAGVCVQNLSNLPDGSYILNITSGNSIIKTSSVILTK
- a CDS encoding carbohydrate-binding protein: MRKVSGIMSLIVFLGACPVSLVSALDNGLARTPPMGWNSWNIFHENINENLIKQIADAIVESGMKDAGYIYLNLDDNWMASSRDANGKLRADPNRFPSGMKALGDYIHSKGLKFGIYGDRGLRTCHHYNWGIAGSQSGSYMKEELDARTFAEWGVDYLKYDNCEPAPGSDQQQDYERMRDALAKSGRDIVFSICAWGFASWMPKTGNLWRSTGDITDKWDNGNDWFRGIINAVDGNADLAQHAGPGGWNDPDMLEIGNGGCTTEEYRSQMSMWCIMASPLIAGHDVRKMSQATKDILLNREVIAINQDSAGIQGTRISRNDGLEVWCKPLGSRNGTTKAVALLNRNSNTRDITVRFADVGLSGEITVRDLWAKADRGSFTGSYTMSVPSHGTGLLKLSSGPAKPISAFSKIEAEHYSLQSGVQTETCSEGGENIGFIENGDYVAFNNVDFEEGADVFVARVASANDNGGTIEIRLDKPDGTLAGSCTVEGTGGWQTWTEVSCNLTEISGKHNLYLRFTGGESYLLNLNWFQFTVSTGERNLVRQPEINRFKAEMSNGNIAISPSASRVRFNASVYMPDGRLVTSRNNINGVITIPVKSKGIYLVNIECNGQVEKKMLSYF
- a CDS encoding family 43 glycosylhydrolase, whose amino-acid sequence is MKNVMRLIFCLLVLYICILPCFAENPVVQTCYTADPAPLVHDGVVYLYVGHDSSAAPNNSYLMRYYKCYSSKDMVNWTDHGIVLNMKSVSWSGGEANAAQVAYRNGSFYFYTSTNATGGIAIGVAVSKSPLGPFTDIGHPLITASQMNGCNATHSWRGLDPAVFIDDDGQAYLYWGNNVLYWVKLNENMVSTSGTISCLDAKNAAFGPDFEEAPWVYKRYGKYYLVYASGFPESIHYSMSSSPTGPWTYKGQIMKTQPGGVSNTIHPGVVDFQGNSYFFFHNAGLPGGSSYRRSVCIEQFVYNEDGTIPLISETSEGVINGVGNLDSYDTIQAETICWGSGIETKPCSDGGIMVTSISDGDYIKVKGVDFGIGVSGFEVRAASGSSGGTIELRTGSQTGTLVGTCTITGTGGWNTWKTFQCDITNCIGIKDFFLVFRGYGEPYRLNWYRFRREATSVSQDGNDPWKHVSGNLNFSSGVELNVKGTTLFVKFAASEGKPVTLKFYNMMGEVVRSEVLQTGSNNRIYRCDISGIPSGFYIVKIGDRESVFNSSKVLVSH
- a CDS encoding T9SS type A sorting domain-containing protein; this translates as MMIVKGIILALLLSVAAFSDLTLWYDEAASKFEEALPIGNGRLGGMVYGNVAKDRISLNESTVWNMSPGNNNKSGAANRLAEARQKIFSNDATGACNAVNAMIGGGQAAFQPVGNLYLEFSGHTASNYRRELDLKTAIAKTTYSSGGVTYTREYFASFTDQVIVIRLSANQPGKISCAVSMDSPHGNKNFSTSGNDLLLLNVTVNSSGIRFQTRVKVKTDGGTVSAANNKININGANSATVLVAVGTNFKSYNDVTANQVTRAESYINNVNQKTYNNILEDHLRSYKELFDRADVNLGTPTNDSTLTTDEQIRRFSVSNDPQLVRLHYQFGRYLMISSSRGESQPANLQGVWNESTNPPWGSKYTININTEMNYWMVESANLQECLEPLVRKIKQMAAPGKETAREHWGTDKGWVAHHNTDLWNRTAPIDGAWGFWPTGGAWLATHLWEHYLFTLDKDFLADVYPTIKGAAEFLLATLVEEPFSGKKYLGTCPSASPENKPGAWNCDVSFAPTMDIQITRDILNYTIEASRILGLDSDFRVQAETALNRLPPSMIGKHGQLQEWFKDWDNPNDQHRHVSHLYGLFPSAQISVRGTPELANAAKTSLNQRGDMATGWSLAWKMNLWARLEDGNHAYKLIQMLLTPDRTYPNLFDAHPPFQIDGNFGAVSGVNEMLLQSHNNEINFLPALPDRWSSGSFRGLLARGGFLIDTVTWSNKAVTRAVITSNAGGDCNLRHKNITSSFETEPGMTYVLDGSLKVTDSYRKGVTGVRRAVQDSRTGLEGKTFSDLRIVNNSGKIYIKAYGEVPDLSMQVYNLSGRVVYSLEKASGSELNVHTPQLKRGIYLVRINCGKIRQFEKVIVK